One Nicotiana tomentosiformis chromosome 1, ASM39032v3, whole genome shotgun sequence genomic window, GGAAACGGCTAAGAAGCCCAAAATGGCAAGTCTCTAGGAGAAGCAAGAAGGCGAAGAATGAAACAGAAAGAAAGAGGAAGCTGTTTCAGGTAGTATTATGTATAGTATATTGTTAGAGGGAACTTAGAAGAATAAGAAGGCCAGAATGTTTTAAAGAAGAAGTCAAGGAGGTACATGATGGCGAGGAAGGATGAAGCCCTGGGAAAAtagaaaaaaaggagaagaagagAAGGAAAGAAGAAAGAGAATGAGAAGCGGTGAAGAGAGAATATCTTAGTTTTTGAATTTTCGGGAATATCTCCGCTGATGTATTAGTTTTAGTTGTTCTTGTTTTAAGATTATTTGTGACAGAGGTTGGTGATATTGTTATAGCTACTAAACTTGAAGCAAGAAGCTTTGATCTTAGCTTGTTCAATGGTAAAACACTAGAGAATGGAGTAAATGCGGATGCCAAAAAGCTTTTCCTTTCTCAAAACAGAGATTAGAGATGGACGTGAAATTGGACCAGCTGCATTTAAATCTTGTGGGAACCTTTTATTTTGTGGTTGAAATAAAATTATCTCAAGCATATCTTGTTCAAGCTTATACATCACTACTCATATAGAGTGCAATAGTTGATTATTAGTTTGCAATTTAAGCGTGCACTCTGTAATAGTACCTGACTATGGGTCATATATCATGCAGGTTATTTCTGTGAAAATTATTCGAAACAAGCAGACTGGTCAATCAGAGCGTTATGGATTTGTTGAGTTCAATACTCACGCAGCAGCGGAGAAAGTGCTACAGAGCTACAATGGCACTATGATGCCAAACGCAGAGCAACCCTTCCGTTTAAACTGGGCAGGCTTTAGTACTGGTGAAAAGCGTGCAGAAACTGGTTCTGATTTCTCGATTTTTGTAGGAGATTTGGCTTCTGATGTTACTGATACAATGTTGCGTGACACATTTGCTAGTAGATATCCATCTCTTAAAGGTGCAAAAGTAGTAGTAGATGCAAACACAGGCCACTCAAAAGGCTATGGCTTTGTAAGGTTTGGTGATGAAAGCGAGAGGTCTCGGGCCATGACTGAGATGAATGGTGTATATTGTTCCAGCAGGGCCATGCGTATTGGTGTTGCTACCCCAAAGAAACCATCAGCACAGCAACAATATTCTTCACAAGGTACGTGATATTGTTCCCTGGCAAGCCATTTAGCAAACTAAATATACCGGGCCTCAGATGACCATCAATGTATGCTGTTTCTAATCTTGTCATCCATATTAAATGACTTCTGCTTTCAAGATTCAAATGGACAGATTTTTCACCAAAGCGTTTTAAAGATTCTTTAGCATTGTTGCATCTTGTGGAATCTTTTTTTTAACTTCTTAAATGTTCGAATTTTATTGTTTCTAAAAAATCGAAAAAACTACTAATAATAAAAAATCTGAATCAGATCATTTTCCATTTCAATCCAGAAGTTAGTCCAATTGATGCTTGAAAAACATAATGTGATATGTTGTTTAGAGCAAGGCAGTAAATTTTTTTTAACCTGGCTGCACAAGTATTTTTTTGATAGGTAACCTGGCTGAACAAGTTATTGGTAGCAAAACATGCATACATTGATGGTCGAAACATTGAGAAAGCCTGGATGCACCAAGTTTTGCTAGATTTATTGAGCTTGATTTTCTTCTTGTAGTTTATTGTGACCAGTTATTTCTTACCTACGTGCTAGCAGTTTCATCATATGTTAAATGTCATGTTCAACTTTTATATTGAGGCTGGAACTTCTTATTCTAATTATTCAGCTGTGATATTATCTGGTGGATATGCATCAAATGGTGCTGCAACCCATGGATCCCAGTCTGATGGTGATGCATCAAACACTACAGTAAGTGCTTCTTTTTCTTGTGGAAGTTGGTCATATGTTATTTGCTCGACTCTTTAATCAACTAATACTTATAGAAAAATAGTTGGTTTCTTCTAACTTCTATTTATGGTAGATTTTTGTTGGAGGACTTGATTCTGATGTCACTGACGAGGAACTTAGGCAATCCTTTAATCAGTTTGGAGAAGTGGTCTCTGTGAAAATACCTGCTGGAAAGGGATGTGGTTTTGTACAATTTTCTGACAGGTAATTAGCTATATTGCTTGACATGAAATTCAAGGTGGTTAAGTAGCCTGTGAACTTTTTATTAGTGTATCATTGTCTGAAACATTGAGAGTGACAGAACTGATGTTACGAGTATTGAGGCACGGAGATTGATTGGTAGATATATTCAGTATCTTTCAGCATTTAATCTCATTTGATCGTGTACCATTTAAATAAATGGATTAATCCTAGATATTGAGTTAAAAAGATGAGTGGTTTGGTTTTTGATTCTTGAAAAGTTGCCTAGGACTGAACACAAATACGTTGTGAGGATAAAATGTTGTGTAAATTGTGTGCAATTGCTGTTTATTGGCGAAATATGAGTctcatttttttatatttgaTAAGATTGTGAAGTTTAAACTCTGTTTCCTATTGGTCCATCATTTTAACCTTACATTCTGCCAACTTATTATTTGTAAAGCTGGTTGCTTTATCTAccctttttttgtttattttttcctGAACCATCCAATATTGTGTTGGTTCTCCTTGCTTTTGACAGTTATCAACTCAGCTTCATTTTTGTTCTTTATATCTTATGTTTGCACATATATTTCTTTCCTTTCTTCTATCTCACTAAGCTCCTTCTGCAAGATTCTATTATGTTCTTTCTTTCAAAGTAACTTTAACACAGCAAATCTCATCACCACCATCTTCTGCTGCTAACATTAGTGTGCGAGCAACAATAGACTATTAGCAACTGGCCTTTGAATTTCTTATCAAATATGAAAATTATTGGGGCTCTCACTTTATCTGTCCAGCCACAAGGTTCGCTGCTAGATGGTAAACTTCCTTTTGGATTCTGAGTGAAAGTAGAAATTTGTATGTAAGTAGAAGAAAAACTTTTCTGAATATGAGATCTCTTTCCTTTTTTGGTTAGGACATGAATTTTGAGCTGCCCTAAGTGTCGTGTGTAACTTGCTTGAAAGGGAATACAACTGGTGGTAAAAACCAAATCTTATGAACAAATAAAACTGAACATACTGCCAGAGTACCATAGTAAACCTAGGCAGTTAAACGGGGAAAAGACACGAAGTTTTTAGGTTATTGCTAATTTATAAAATAGAGTAGTCTTATGCTGAAGCCTTTAAATGCAGAATATGATATTTTCTTTGTGCAATTTGCAGTACAATCaagatgtaaatattttttgttgacttttccaattcctACATGTTTAACTGATTAAAAGATCTTTTTGCTGTACATACCTGTACCTTGTTGGTGCAATTAGTGAAATTGATCTTTCTtgtaataatttaaaaaaaggaAGCATGCTTGACTACCTTCTGGGTTTTTATGTTCCGTAGGAGCTCTGCGCAGGAAGCGATACAGAAATTAAGTGGAGCAATAATTGGCAAGCAGGCAGTTCGTCTTTCCTGGGGACGAAGTCCAGCAAACAAGCAGGTAACTCCCACAGGAATATTCTTAATGTAAAATATCAACTCTTGATCAAAAAAGAAATTTTTAAAACAGGGAAAAGAGAAATCAGCCTGCTTTCCCAATAGAACAGTTAAATGACAAGGCCGGTGATCTGATCAGTCTGTGACCTTTTTAAAGTCTGACTCTTTTCCAAAATGGTCAAATGTCCTACAATGCATTCTTCCTAAAATCAACCTCGTTCACGGAATGATCTCTAATGTTCTACAAAAGCTTTCACCTTTTATTTGTTCTTGTGGTACAATGTCTTCTACAACCCGTCTTTTTGTTCTCTAATTTTGCAGATGAGAGCTGATTCTGGTAGTCAATGGAATGGGGGTTATAATGGAAGGCAAAATTATGGAGGATATGGATATGGCGCATCGCAAAATCAGGATTCTGGCATGTATGCTACTGGAGCAGCTTATGGAGCATCCTCTAATGGCTACGGGAATCACCAGCAGCCTGTTAGCTGATCTCTAGTGGACTCTGCCGCTAAATGAGAGATTGCCAAAGCTCTCTCTTCTTCCACTTTGGGGGATCAGATTTATATATGACTTATAAGCTTAAAGCATAGTGTTTGATGAGAATTTTGTAGCTGGATTTATTTTATGCTTAGTGAGTCCAAGAAATGTTAAACCTAAACTTAGAATGATTGGTGAACTTCGATTTTTCTACTGCTTTTTTCCATCTGTCTCTGTGTCTGCatctattttttgtttttttgatagACTTCACAAAACCAACTGGCTAGGTTCAAGAAATGAGGAAACATTCATGCTGAACCACATACGCCATAAGTTCTCCATTTTATCAATCCTGTTTGATCTGCCTGTCTTACTAGTTAATCCccgttctaatttatgtgaacctatttcctttttggttcgttccaaaaagaatgacccctttctaaatttgaaaacaatttagtttaaacttacaattctacccttaatgagaaacttttataaccacgcAAATACTTTGGGCTcctttttgatttgtttaggattacaaatttcaaaagtcatcatttttttttaaactccgtgcctagtcaaataggttcacataaattggaacggagatAATACTAGAAATGGCTTCGTAATCGATTTCTCTTTATGTCATTGTTCAGCATCTTCTTAGAAGCAAAAGATTCTTGTATCCAGAGCGAAAATATGCAAAGATAGAAGCGTCAAAAAGATGACTGTATATTCATCAAATTATTTTCTGATCTTTAGTCTTTGGGGGTTAATTGGAAAAATGAGACTATAACTATGACTACGTAATATTCATCAAGCATATCGTTTTTCCATTTGTTCTTTTGTTTGTCGATAGAGACTAATTGGAAAAATGAGAAACGAGAGTAGGGAATTAAGTTCTTTCTCTGATCTGCCTTTTCCATTCTTTCGCCGAAATCAATGTGTTCAAATTTTTATCCTTGCATCGACCTTCTTTCCTTGTTATTTAAAGCGCAAAATTGCCGAAGTGACTTCTAAGGTCCATGGCACTTGCTTAAATTAATATTGAAATATGAAATATTACGTAATTATCGTTGGAATACTCGAAAAATATTTGGATTCTGTGTGATATCTTGCCTTTGATAAGTAGAGTAGAGAGAGACAGCATCTGTGCATGAAAAAGCTTGCTCGGGTATTGCGTTTcaagagatttttttttttgcttgtgTTTCGAGAGAGTTAAAAAGTAGAATGCCACAGTAACTTATTTGATAAAAGTCTTTATTCTGGTGTTTACGTCAAATCATATTATATTTAGGTGTTTTAATAGAATAAAAATACATATTAATTAATTCATGTTTAATAGTTAAAAGTTTGTATGCACATAACATTCTGTGCAGATGCAAGAGTTCCGCTATTCATTTGGTTGAGGGGTTGAGCAATAATTGCTAAAATGTCCATCATTAGCCAAGTACGGCTGACTAGTCCACTATCTTCTGTCATGGGTCAAAATTGGATTAATAGACGCATCATTATAAATAATTACAAATTCGTGAAACATTGGGCTATTCTTTTAAATATATCGGAAAAGCTAAAAAGTTGATGTAGAAAATCACACTCGTATGTCGCATTTAATCACATAGAAAACATGCATTTAGACAACTGATCgacttttattttttacttttttacccGCCATCAtgcttttttcttttcaatattcGAACCACAGTGTGCAAAAAGATATGGGGTTTTTTTCATCGATTATTTCTCATATAGACAGAAACAAATGAACAATTTCTGAAGAaatagttattttatttattattttacgACTTTCATCGTTAGCGATGTAACTCTATAATATATCTCCACGGCACTCAGTAATCAGTCTCTCTCCAAGATCAAAATTTCCACAACATCCTGGAATTTTAATTAGTCACGCCGCCCCAAGAAAAAAGGGACAAAACAAGGAAAGACCAAAATGGTATTGATATTTCTCACATTTCAGCAATATAAAAGGAGGAGGTttgattgaatttcttttgtttgtAACTGTGTCTAGAAAAACTTCTAGATATAGTAAAAAAggagattattttattttttatgaacGAATACGTGTAATTATCTTTTAGATAATTTAATTTTACACTGCAATGACCGCAGGGACGGCAATATGCCTCATCATGAGATGGAGCTGTAAGTTTGATGATACTAACGTAGGATGCTGAGTTGGCATGATGATGAAGCAGCTGAGTCGTTTTCTGAATTGCAACAGTAAGTGTTTATAATCGTATAGATCTAGTATGAGGTTGCAAAAAAGAGAATCTTGAATAATTGAGTTAAAGATAAGGTATGATTATTATATACCTCAAAAAAGACAATTCAAATTAGTCATACCTGTCTGAAAACTTTCTATATATAACATCCCCCAGCCAACAAAACCCAAAGTGCGCACTCCATAACATCAACTCAAATAATGGAGAAGGAACACAAATACTCTTTGTTTCTCACAAAGTTGAAGTTGTTTTTTCTTGTTACATTAAGTACTTTCCATGGCCTTAGCCATGGCTTCCAAATGGATCAGGCACGTACATTAATGTCTTGGCGTCGTTCTAAAATGCATGCTCAGACAACTACTTATGCTACTAATGAGGATGAGACAGAAAACTTAGTATTTTCCGATGAAAAACATGTCGGAAATATGGAGGATGATCTTATTAAAGATGGTCTTCCAGCGCAGCCTTCAAATGTGATGTTTAAGCAATATGCAGGATATGTTAATGTTGATGTAAAGAATGGAAGAAGCCTTTTCTATTACTTTGCTGAAGCTTCTTCTGGAAATGCTTCTTCAAAACCTCTTGTTCTTTGGCTAAATGGAGGTAAATTATATGTGTTGATGATTCTTTCTCAACTTAATTTTGTCTTACTAATTACTCATCTTCTCTTAATTCTTTTGTCATGCACCTAATTTGATTAAGTACTCATTTGTTTTGTTTCGATTTAATCTAACTTACCCTTTATGCACATATATTCTGCATCAAATTAAGTTGAATATTACTCCACGTGTTCCACATTATATACTTaacattttttttttccaatctATTTTACACATTTTATATATTTGAATACTTTTTTAACTTTAGACATTTCAATTTACCCTTAATAGTATATTCTTGTAGCCGTTCAAATATCTATGAGATATTTTTGAAGTCTTTTTTCTTCCTAAATCAAGTCAAATGTTAATGTATAAAATAAAGCAGAGGGAGCAATAACTTTCGTTTTATGTTTGTAATTTTTCTTAATAGTGATACTCATTACTCTccccggtccacaataagtgactattttacttttttattttggtcAAAAATAAGTATCCATTTACCTAATCAataaggaattaattttatttttctaaaatttacccTTATTTACATATTCCAACGTGTCAAggaaataattaattaaggttaatttagtgaatatattttttttctctaagaGTTCGTATTTCTTTAATGGATGTGCCAACTATAAAATGGTCACTTATTAGGGACTAGAAGAGTAACtctttattatttgaaattttgatttcCCAAAAGGTATAAATGGTCCGAGGAACATCTAATTTTCGCTCATTTGCAAGAAAGTGGTTCATAGACAAATGGAGTTATTAAGTGGGGACGCGCAACAGAGAATTATTGGTCACTTTATTCGTTTTGTTcgctctttttctttctttacttCTTTACTAAAGTAGAAGAGAAAAAAAGGAAGTTTAAAAAATTGTTGGTGTATATGAAGATAAGAGCTGTCATTTTCTTCGGCTATTGAATGACGAATAAAAGCACAATTGGGTACAGGTCCAGGATGTTCATCATTAGGATTCGGGGCCATGCTAGAGCTTGGGCCTTTTGGTGTAAACCCTGATGGTAAAACCCTTTATTCCAGAAGATTTGCATGGAACAAAGGTACATTTCATTTGCTAAACTAATATAGACCTACTTATAATTAATGAAACTAATTTCTCAAGAAATAAGACAACTATTTTTTGTAATAACGTATACTCTATctttttcaatttatgtgacaaCATTATGTTAAAGGTGTCACGTGAGTAGGAAGCCAGCTGACACTTAGTAGGCAAAGAGTCTGTTAGATTAGTTGCTAATTATACAATTAGAAATTAGTTAGAATCCGTTGGATTACATTGTATATGTATGTGTATAGACGGTTATTCAATACAACAGTAATTTTCTCATCTTCTCTTTTCCTCTCTAAGCTGCGATCTCTCTTAGCTCAATCTAGAAGCATCCACGACAGATGTTTggcatggtatcagagctttgtGCGATCATTGCTCTCGTCTAATTCTCCTCTGAGTTCATGTGAACGAAACTTCAACTCGTTCGTCTTCATCTCCTTCCCTCGAGAACATCGAATCGACGATGACGACGGAAAAAATTGACCACATTCATCCTCTGTTTGTGCATCCCTCAGATACTCCAAGTTTCATGTTGATTCCAGTCCAACTCACTGGATCTGAGAATTACGAATTATGGCGGAGATCGATGAAAATTGCACTTAGGCAAAACGAAAGTTAGGGTTCGTCAATGGCACACCCACTAAGGATCAGTTTAGGTCAGAGCTACATGAAGACTGGGAGACATGTAATGCGATTGTGCTCTCGTGGATTATGAACACAGTATCTCCAGATTTACGTACTTAGTGGAATTGTGTATGCTTTTAATGCTCACCTAGTATGAGAAGATCTAAAGGAGATGTTTGATAAGGTGAATACGATGAGGATCTTTCAATTTCATAGAGAAATTGCTACAATTTTCCAACGAACAGATTCAGTGTCCATGTATTTTATAAAATTGGGAGCTCTGGCTGAGTATGATGCAATGGTACCCTCAACAAATTCGAAGTAGTATGCTGATCATCTTCAGCGGCAGAGGCTATTACAATTTCTTAGTGGACTGAATGATTCCTATGCTCAAGCTAGAAGACAGATTCTAATGAAATCAGTAGAACCTACTTTGAATCGGCCTTATGCTCCAATTGTTGAAGACGGAAGTCAAATGAGTACATCGGGAACTTTATCACACATTGGGCTGAACTCAATAGCCGAGGAAAATGATATTACAACATTGTGGAGCTCAGCAGTAAAATGAGGTTCAATCAAGAAGAACAAAAGGAATTACAGTATATTTTGTGAACATTGCAAGATGAAAGGACATAGTAAAGAAAATTGGTACCAGCTCATTAGTTATCCGACAGACTTTAAAGGCAGAAGAAAACAAGGAGCACCTACTGGTTACCAATGAGCACCTATTGGTCACCAAGGAACAATTGAGGAAGATGCAATGCAAGGGAAACATGTATGACTGTAGATTTTGGGAATCTTTATGCAGGCATATCATATGGGGACAACAACATATGCAGGTGCAAAGGTAAGGGACTCATAATCCTGTACACATGGAAGATGCTCAATCTCAGGGACAATCTTAGGGATATACAGGTGGTGTCACTGTTATATTTACTCCGGAACAGTATAGTCAAATCTTACAAATGCTCAACAAAGATTATGTTCCAGAAACATCAGCTAATATGGCAGGTACTATTTGTTCTTTTCTGGCTAGTAAAACCGGGCACAATTAGATAATGGACATAGGAGCAACAGATCATATGGTATCTACTCCTTAAATGTTATTTGATTTGAATGACTATGCTAAGCAAGGCTCACTGTTGCATTTACCTGATGGAAAAAGTTGCCTATTAGTCATGTTGGTAAATGTAGATTGGCACAAGGGGACATCAGGGATGTGTTGTGTGTACCAGACTTCAAGTTTAACTTGTTGTCAGTGGCTAAACTAACTAGAGAATGCAGTGTTTCATGTCTTTCTATCTTGATTTTTTTCTGATGCAGGACCTTCACATTGGGAAGGTGAAAGGGACTGATAGAATGCACAATGACTTGTACTATTGGAGAAATAATATAAAGAATAAGATACCACAATCATTGGCTACTACTTTGACTCAATCTGCAGCATTGTGGCATAAGAGGTTGGGGCATGTTCATCATAGAATACTACAACAAATGAACTTTTTTAAAGATATCAAGACAGATACTGGCAGAACTTGTTCTATATGTCCTTTAGCTAAGCAAACTAGGCTTTCTTTTCCTCAAAGTACTAGTGGAACTACTACACTGTTTGAGCTAGTTCATGGTGATGTATGGGGTCCATACAATGTACATATGGTGGTCATAGATTCTTTCTTACACTTGTAGACGATTGTAGCAGGATGGTCTGGTTCTTGTTAAGGTTGAAGAGTGATGTCTCATTTGTATTAAAAGATTTTATGTCACTAATAAAGACACAGTTTTATAGTTCAATCAAGGTTTTCAGAAGTGATAATGGTACAGAgttatttaactcacattgtatagATTTGTTCAGTGGTGCATGAATTGTACATCAAAACTCATGTGTTCATACTCCACAGCAGAATGAAGTTGTTGAACGAAAGCACATACAACCTTTTGAGGTAGGAAGAGGTTTCAGGGTTGCATTCCTCTAACTTTCTGGGGATTATGTGTTCAGAATGCTGCGTATCTGATTAACAGGATTCCATCCACTACTGTGGCAAGAAAGTCACCATTTGAGGCATTCTATAGGAGGAGTCCTAACCTACAACACCTAAGGGGTGCTTATGTTATGCCATAAGTGTGGGTGCCAAAAGTGACAAATTTGGAGCAAAAGCAATCCCAACAGTGCATATGGGATACTCTACCACTCAGAAAGGCTATAGGTTGTATAACACAGCCAATAAACTGATCTTTGTCAGCAGGGATGTTTCATTTAGAGAAGATATATTTCCCTTCAAGTCCTCCTACTATCAACTTAGACCACCTAATCTTGTGGAGTATTGGAATGGTCGCCATGATCCCTTTGTTCTTGAAACTACTATTGATGCAGCTCCATTGGAGACTTCATCTATAGTTGAGCCAGTCTTTGTCCCCTCTAGTCCTTCTATTCCTACTTCTTTGAATTTAGGAGACCCTACAGCTGGTGTCTCTAAGAATGCTACTACTGTATCAGTCCCTGCTGCTAGTACTGATTCTCCCATTCTTAGTAAGGCTCCTTATGATAATGTAGCAGATGTTACTGTTGCTCCAGATTCTTGAGAGCTTACAGTCACAAGAAAGTCATGCAGAACCTCCAAGACTCCTAGTTGGCTTAGTGACTATGTTCATAAGGGGTCCAAGCCTCTATCACATGCTGTAATGGGCACAAGTTATCCTTTATCAGTATATATGTCATATCCTTCACTTTCAGACCCCTATTACAAGGTCATTTGTAGCATCTCATCTGTGAGGGAGCCTGATACTCATGAAGAAGCTCTTTATGATCCACAGTGGGTAGCAGCTATGCAACAAGAACTGCAAGCCTTTCAAGACAATCACACTTGACAGCTGGTTAATATACCTCCTGAAAAGAGAGTCATTGGTTGTAAATGAGTATTCAAAGTCAAATACAATGCTAAAGGTGAGGTGGATAGATACAAAGTTTGTTTGGTAGCTAAGGGATATACTCAGCAGGAGGGGTTGGATTACTAAGAGACTTTTTCTCCTGTGGTTAAGATGGTCACTGTGAGGACTATCTTATCCTTGGCTGCAATGCATGGTTGAAGGTTGCATCAAATGGATATACTCAATGCATTCCTCCAGGGTGATCTTGTAGAGGATGTTTACATGGTTCCACCTCCTGGTCTTCTAGgacatgggggggggggggggatgtagGAGAGTATGCAAGCTACATAAGTCTATGTGTGGCTTGAAACAAGCCTCTCGACAGTGAAATCTTAAGCTTTGTGAGGCACTTCTCTCCTCAGGCTTTATTCTAAGTCATCATGACTAGTCCCTCTTCACTCAAAGATTAGGGAATGACCTGTTCCTCATCCTAGTTTATGTGGATAACCTCCTCATCACATGTTCTTCTCCTTCTCTCATTCATGCAGCTAACTCATGCTCCATCAGCATTTCAAGATCAAGGATCTGGGGGAGATGAGATACTTTCTTGGTATTGAAATTGCAAAGAGCACAATGGAATACTAGTATGTTAAAGAAAGTTTGCACTAGCTCCTTATTGCAGACTTATGAGTGGCTGCTTCTAAGCCTACTAGCATACCTACGGAGGTCAATCAAAGGTTCACTAGTGAATAATTTGATCACAACTATAAGACTGAGGGCAATACTGATGAGTTGTTGTCCGATCCTACTGGCTATCAGAAACTAGTAGGGAAGCTGCTATACCTAACAATGACTCGACCAGATATAAGATACACAGTGCAGAACCTGAGTCAATTTATGCATAAACCAAAGAGATCACACGTGGAAGGGGCTCTAAGGGTGGTGAAGTACTTAAAGAATGCACCTGGTTTGGGCATCTTGTTACCTTCTAAGCCATCCTCACAACTTACAGTCTACCGTGATGCAGACTAGGCCAATTGTCCCATGACAAGAAGGTTAGTTAGTGGCTTCATAGTCAAGCTGGGAGACTCCTTGATTTCTTGAAAATCAAAGAAGCAAAGTACAGTGTCAAGAAGTTCAGCAGAGGCATAATACAGAAGTATGGCCAATGCAATTGCAGAAATAGTTTGGCTCATTAGACTGTGTGAGGAACTGAAGGTGAAGCTGGAGTTGCCTGTTAAACTATATTGTGATAGCAAGGGAGCACTTCAAATTGCTGCTAATCCTATCTATCATGAACGAACGAAGCACATAGAAATCGACCGTCACTTCATTAGGGAGAAGATACATGAGGGCATTATACACACAGAACATGTGTCCACAAGTTTGCAGCTGGCAGATATTCTAACTAAAGGTTTAGGAAAGGCGCAACATGACTTCCTATTATCCAAGCTAGGAATGTTCAATTTGTTCATATTACatagcttgagggggagtgttaaagGTGTCACATGAGTAGGAAGCCAGATGACACTTAGCTGGTAAAGAGTGTTAGATTAGTTGCTAATTATACAATTAGAAGTTAGTTAGAGTCAGTTGGATTACACTTTATATGTATGAGTATAGACGGTTATTCAATACAATAGTGAAAATAATTTTCTCATCTTCTCTTTTCCTCTCTAAGTTGCGATCTCTCTTAGCTTAATCTAGAAGCATCCATGACAGATGTTTGACACATTACTATTTGGGGAGCCAAAGAGGTTCTTCTTTATCATGTGTTTTCTTAAATGttttataaatattttgaattataatttttttatgaattatagtactttttatgtaaaaaaatgaATTTGTATCTAAATTTACGGTGTAAagtaagctagcgtttggccatagattcccaaatttgttctaaaaaatctgatttgggtgaagtttggtttggagatGAAAATgcgtttggacatcagttttcaaaacatatttcccaaatttattttggaaaaacatgaaatatgatttatacccacaagttctaaaaactatcacaaatacccaacagtaccattatcaataacattcattaaaAAACTTTGATTCTCGTAAAAACTTTGATTATCAATCACAAatatccaaattt contains:
- the LOC104087504 gene encoding polyadenylate-binding protein RBP47; translation: MNGGDMNQQQQQQQQQQQQQQQQQWMAMQQYQQQWMAMQYPAAAMAMQQQMMYGQQYMPYYQQHQQQQQKMQQSPTQIQSSSEDNKTIWIGDLQQWMDESYLHSCFSQAGEVISVKIIRNKQTGQSERYGFVEFNTHAAAEKVLQSYNGTMMPNAEQPFRLNWAGFSTGEKRAETGSDFSIFVGDLASDVTDTMLRDTFASRYPSLKGAKVVVDANTGHSKGYGFVRFGDESERSRAMTEMNGVYCSSRAMRIGVATPKKPSAQQQYSSQAVILSGGYASNGAATHGSQSDGDASNTTIFVGGLDSDVTDEELRQSFNQFGEVVSVKIPAGKGCGFVQFSDRSSAQEAIQKLSGAIIGKQAVRLSWGRSPANKQMRADSGSQWNGGYNGRQNYGGYGYGASQNQDSGMYATGAAYGASSNGYGNHQQPVS